The DNA window CAGTCCGACCTTGGTCGCGTCTCGTTCCTCGATCGCCTCGATGATCTGCTCGAGTTCGTAGTCCCACTCGCGATCGTGTTTGAGACGCATTCCGGTGTTCCGAAGATCCCCTTCGGTGTACTCCGACTCCTGACTCATTAACCGCGGTAACGGCCACGGACGTATAACGCCGACGCTTCACGATCCTTATTTTCGATCCTGGTACTGGCGACCCAACAGTCATAGTACTGGAGTCTAAACGAGGGTGTAATGTCAGCTGAGGAGTCCACAGACGGGTATCTCTTCGACCTCTACCGCCAATATATCGGCGAACCGGAGGATCGGACCGACGTCTACGTCGGCTTCGGACTGTTCCTGGGCGGCATCGGTCTCGCCGTCGTCGCCCTGCTGCTCTTTCTCTGGAGTACGACGCTCGAGGCTCGCTCGTCGGCGTACTTCGCGTGGGTCGAACCGGCGTACATGGTCGCGATGCTGTCGGTGCCGCTGGCGCTTCTCGGCGTCGTCGTGTTGCTTCCGTCCGAACGACGCATGCTCTATACGTCGATCGCCGGCGTCGCGATTACGTTCGGTGCCGTCGTCGGCTTCTACGTGGCCTACCCCGAAGACTGGCTGTACGGCGATGACTACACCGTCGAAATCGTCGCAACGTACGCGATCGGACTCGCTGGCGTCGCCGCCTCGACCGGCGCGGCGCTGATCGCCCACTACCTGGATATGGCCCAGACCGTCGACCGCCTCGAGGAAGCGACCGAGGAGACGGAGACCGAATCCTACACCGACGAGGAGATTCAACAGGACATCGACGACGCGATGGCCGACGTCGAACTCTCCTGGGGCGGCGTCGAGAAGAA is part of the Natronobacterium texcoconense genome and encodes:
- a CDS encoding DUF7139 domain-containing protein; translated protein: MSAEESTDGYLFDLYRQYIGEPEDRTDVYVGFGLFLGGIGLAVVALLLFLWSTTLEARSSAYFAWVEPAYMVAMLSVPLALLGVVVLLPSERRMLYTSIAGVAITFGAVVGFYVAYPEDWLYGDDYTVEIVATYAIGLAGVAASTGAALIAHYLDMAQTVDRLEEATEETETESYTDEEIQQDIDDAMADVELSWGGVEKNDNTRLSFSDHEFDDVEVDTSAGTTTTRSSGIDAQVNSLKGLKSGESKTTTSSATVDEQTEKLRELREQKRAEEETDDEGDAKAKLTSIVDRFRAFVGKK